The region TGCAATGGTGGCAAATGCCACGCTCTGGGGCAGTACGATTACCGCCCCTGTCAGGCCCGCAATAAGATCGGCGCGCAGGGTATGCCGACCCACCATGGGCCACCAGAGCAGGAACGGGAAAAGCTTGTCGAACAATGTACTCATGAAAGCCTTATCTGGTTGCCATCGCGACGGTATAGTGCTTGCCCTGCTTCAGTTTCTTGTAGTTGCCAAATATCTCTTTAAAGTTGCGCTCGATATATTTGCGCAGGCCGGTGATGGTGACTACATAAAACCGCCCGCCGGGTTTCATCTGTTGCCGGGCATCATGCATGAACAGGGTCAGCATTTCGTTGCCCACCTTGGCCGGCAGATTGGAGGCGATCACATCAAAGCGGCGCTCGCGGATCCGGTCGAAACCGTTACTCAACAGCGCCTCGGCATTGGTGATCCGGTTGAGCGCAATATTTTTCTGCGCGTAGTCGATCGCCACGTAATCCCTGTCGACCAGTGTCGTATTGCCTTGCGGCGCCAGTCTGGCCAGCGTCAGCCCGATGGGGCCGTAACCGCAACCCAGATCCAGGCAGTCATCATCCGGGTTGATGTCGACGTAATCCAGTAACAGCAGTGAGCCTTCGTCCACCTCGCGGGGCGAGAAGGTGCCCCAGGTGGAGTGGAAGGTCAGCGGCTGTCCGCGCAGGGTCGCATTGAAGACAATGTCCTCGCGCAGCTTGTCGATTGATTCCCTGTTCATGGCCTCTCAATTAACGCAGAGGGTCGCAGAGACGCAGAGAAAAAAATAATATCTTCTCCTCGCGCTTCGCGTCATCGCCACGGGTAAAAATTGCATTGTATCTCAACAACCGGCACCAATGCCGGGTGTCAATGCCACCTTATTTTACAAAGAAGGTGTTGACCGCCGCTTCCAGAGTTTCGCGCATGTCCGGATCGTCGGTCAGCGGGGTAACCAGGGTCATGATGCAGGCCGCAACCGGTTCCACGCCCTTGTTGATCAACTGACCCGCGTAAACCAGCAGGCGGGTGGAGATCCCTTCGTCCAGGCCGTGCCCTTTGAGGTTACGGGCGCGATGGGCGATCTGGACCAGCTTGCCGGCGGTCTCGCTGTCGATGCCGGTTTCCTGGGCGACGATCTCGGTTTCGTCCTTTTCGTCCGGATAGTCAAAGTCCAGCGCACCGAAACGTTGCTTGGTGGACTGTTTGAGATCCTTCATCAGGCTCTGGTAGCCGGGGTTGTAGGAGATAACCAGCTGGAAATCCTCATGCGCCTCGATCAGCTCGCCTTTTTTGTCCAGCGGCAGGGAACGGCGATGGTCGGTCAGCGGATGGATGATAACAGTCGTATCCTGACGTGCCTCGACGATTTCATCCAGGTAGCAGATGGCACCGATACGGGCGGCGGTCGTCAAGGGGCCGTCCTGCCATTTGGTACCGTCCTTGTCGAGCAGGAAACGGCCGACCAGATCCGAGGCGGTCATGTCCTCGTTACAGGCGACGGTGATCAGGGGTTTTTGCAGCTTCCAGGCCATGTATTCGACAAAACGGGATTTACCACAGCCGGTCGGTCCCTTGAGCATCATCGGCATGCGGGCCTTGTAAGCCGCTTCATAGAGTTCGACTTCGTTTTCCACCGATTTGTAGAACGGTTCCTGGGTGATTTTGTATTGCTCGACATTGTTTTTACTCATGGCATAACTCCCGAGTTGCGTGTCTTAAAATAGTATTAACGCGGCATTGCAAAAGCGGCTGCGCCGCGATTATGTTTATCGCACAAAGGTGTTCTTGCCCTCTGCTTGCCGGGGTAATAATACTTCAGGTCGTAAAATAAAAAGCCCCTGTCCGCACGAGTCGGGCAGGGGCGTTGTTCTGGAAACGCCGCACCTTACCTACCATGGTATTATCGCGGCGTACCGTACATCCTGTACATCGCGGCTCCTGTGCGTCCATGCACCCGCCGCATACCATACATCCTGTATATAACCCTGCCTGGTATCAGGCCTTTATTTCGCCGCGGAAGATAACCATTGAAGCACCCTGTGACTGGGCATAGTTGTCATAACCGATCAGACGCACGTGATTTTTCGGGTGCGCCTTGTGGCAGGCTTCTGATTCAGCCAGGATCTTGTCCACGTCGGTTTCACCGAACATGGGCAGCTTCCACATGTACCAGTAATGGTCAAAGGCATTTTCCGGCTCGGTATGTTCAATAGCCGGGTTCCAGCCCTGGTCGACGATGTACTGAACCTGCTTCTTGATATTGTCCTTGGACATCTCAGGCAGGTAAGAGAAGGTCTCAAATTTACGGCTTGAGGTATCGGTCAAGCTTGATTTGTAGTCTTGCATATCGCTCATGTCTTTATCTCCAAATTCAGTTTCAAATTCTTCACCGTTCTTTAATGAACGCTCTGGAATTCAGTGACGAGTGCCGAGTTACGAGTAACGAGGGGTATGTCCTCGTCACTCGTTCCTCGTGACTCGGCCCTGTTATTTGTGGGAAACATCCAGCTTGTCGACGGTGTCGAATTCGAACTTGATTTCCTTCCAGGTTTCCATCGCCATCTTGAGTTCCGGGCTGTGCTTGGCGGCTTCGGTAAGAATTTCCTTACCTTCTTTCTCAATCTCGCGGCCCTGGTTACGGGCTTCGACACAGGCTTCAACGGCAACACGGTTGGCCGCGGCGCCGGCTGCGTTACCCCAGGGATGACCCAGTGTACCGCCACCGAACTGCAGCACGGAGTTGTCACCGAAGATGGAGACCAGTGCCGGCATGTGCCAGACGTGGATACCACCGGAGGCAACAGCGAAGGCGCCCGGCATGGAACCCCAGTCCTGGTCGAAGAAGATACCGCGTGAACGGTCTTCCTTGACGTAGCTTTCACGTAGCATGTCGATCCAGCCCAGAGTGGATTCACGGTCGCCTTCCAGCTTGCCGACTACGGTGCCGGTGTGCAGGTGGTCACCGCCGGACAGACGCAGGATCTTGGTCAGTACGCGGAAGTGGATACCGTGGTGCGGGTTACGGTCGAGTACGGCATGCATCGCGCGGTGGATGTGCAGCAGCAGGCCGTTGTCACGGCACCACTGGGCCAGACCGGTATTGGCGCAGAAACCGCCGGTGATATAGTCGTGCATGATGATCGGGGCGCCCAGTTCCTTGGCATGCTCGGCACGCTTGAACATTTCGTCCGGCGTCGGCGCAGTCACGTTCAGGTAGTGGCCCTTGCGTTCGCCAGTTTCGGCTTCGGCTTTGTGAATGGCTTCCATGACGAAGTCGAAACGCTGACGCCAGCGCATGAACGGCTGGGAGTTGACGTTTTCGTCGTCCTTGGTGAAGTCCAGACCACCGCGCAGACCTTCGTAGCAGGCACGGCCGTAGTTCTTGGCGGACAGACCCAGCTTCGGCTTGATGGTGCAGCCCAGCAGCGGACGACCGTATTTGTTCATGATGTCACGTTCAACCTGGATACCATGCGGCGGACCGTTACAGGTCAAGACGTAGGCAATCGGGAAGCGAACGTCTTCCAGACGCAGGGCGCGCACGGCCTTGAAGCCGAATACGTTGCCGACCAGCGAGGTGAAGACGTTAACAACAGAACCTTCCTCGAACAGATCGATCGGATAGGCGATGAAGGCATAGAAACAGGTGTCATCACCCGGTACGTCTTCGATCGCGTAGGCGCGACCCTTATAATGGTCCAGGTCGGTCAGCAGGTCGGTCCAGACGGTGGTCCAGGTACCGGTGGAAGACTCGGCAGCAACAGCGGCAGCGGCTTCTTCGCGCGGAACCCCTTCCTGCGGCGTGATTTTGAATACAGCCAGCAGATCGGTTTCGCTTGGCGTATATTCCGGCATCCAGTATGTTTCGCGGTAGTCTTTTACACCCGCGCTATAGGTCTTGCCCATGAGGATATCCTCCTAAGTCGTTTCAAATAATCGTTTACGCCTGCAGCCATTCACGACCGACCATGGTCTAAAAAGTGGATAGCTGCAGGTACCAAGTGGTCGGGGAAGTATAGACAGCCTATGCATAAAGTAAACTAAATAATAATGATTGGAAGCATAAGGTAAAGCTTATTCATTGGTGCGCCCGTGAAAGCGGTTTAAACCCTAATGGCTGCCTGAATCTGAATCGCCTGCGAGACGATAAGGCAAATTGACTCAAGGGAGGCCGAAGTGTCCCTTATTTAAATCATGTCATCAGGGTGGAATAATGCTTTATTAATCACGTATTTACTATAATATGAGAGTTATAGTTTACTGCGACAGCTTACGGATAGCCCGCTATGCACGTCACTCTGCGTCAGTTGAAGGTTTTTGAGGCCGTTGCCCGGCATCTGAACTATACCCAGGCGGCCCAGGAGCTGCATCTGACCCAGCCCGCCGTTTCCATGCAAATCAAGCAGTTGGAAGAGTCGGTGGGGTTGCCGTTGTTCGAGCAGATGGGTAAACAGACCTATCTGACCGAAGCGGGACGGGAGATGCACCATTACTGCCGGGCGATCTCCCGCCAGCTGAGCGAGGCCGAAGAGGTGATCGAGCAGCTCAAGGGGGTGCGGCGCGGGCACCTGGACATCTCGGTGGCCAGTACCGCCAATTATTTTGCCACCCGCCTGCTGGCCAGCTTTATCAGCCACTATCCCGAAGTCAGTTTCAGCCTGGATGTCACCAACCGCGCCACCCTGTTGCGGCAGCTGGAGCAGAACGACAAGGATATGGTGATCATGGGCAAGCCGCCCGAGGATCAGGGGCTGGAGACCGAGGCCTTCATGGAGAATCCGCTGGTGGTGATCGCGCCACCGGATCACCCGCTGGCCGGCGAAACGGGGATTTCCCTCAAGCGTCTTGAGGAAGAACCCTTCGTGGTCCGTGAACCGGGTTCGGGCACCTTTATTGCCATGGAGCGCTTTTTTACCAAACATGGCATCAACCTCAAAACCGGCATGCAGATGACCAGTAACGAGGCGATCAAGCAGGCGGTGGAAGCCGGGCTGGGACTGGGGATCGTCTCCATTCATACCCTCGAACTGGAGCTGGAGACCGGCCGACTGGTGGTACTGGATATGGCCGATTTTCCGATTTTGCGCCACTGGTATGTGGTGCACCGTGAGGGCAAACGGCTCTCGCCTGTGGCTCAGGCTTTCAAGGAGTTTGTTCTGAGCCAGGCCAGTGGTATGGTTTCCCGCGCACACTTGCAGCTTGCTTGAGTCCTGCCCGCGCCGGGCGCATAATCGATTTACTTACCAATACTTATAATCATTCGCCCGTTCGGGTTTTTCAGCCGTGGTCAGACACCGATGCAATATTCGCTCACTGACG is a window of Thiohalophilus sp. DNA encoding:
- a CDS encoding class I SAM-dependent methyltransferase, whose protein sequence is MNRESIDKLREDIVFNATLRGQPLTFHSTWGTFSPREVDEGSLLLLDYVDINPDDDCLDLGCGYGPIGLTLARLAPQGNTTLVDRDYVAIDYAQKNIALNRITNAEALLSNGFDRIRERRFDVIASNLPAKVGNEMLTLFMHDARQQMKPGGRFYVVTITGLRKYIERNFKEIFGNYKKLKQGKHYTVAMATR
- a CDS encoding CbbQ/NirQ/NorQ/GpvN family protein; this translates as MSKNNVEQYKITQEPFYKSVENEVELYEAAYKARMPMMLKGPTGCGKSRFVEYMAWKLQKPLITVACNEDMTASDLVGRFLLDKDGTKWQDGPLTTAARIGAICYLDEIVEARQDTTVIIHPLTDHRRSLPLDKKGELIEAHEDFQLVISYNPGYQSLMKDLKQSTKQRFGALDFDYPDEKDETEIVAQETGIDSETAGKLVQIAHRARNLKGHGLDEGISTRLLVYAGQLINKGVEPVAACIMTLVTPLTDDPDMRETLEAAVNTFFVK
- a CDS encoding ribulose bisphosphate carboxylase small subunit, which gives rise to MSDMQDYKSSLTDTSSRKFETFSYLPEMSKDNIKKQVQYIVDQGWNPAIEHTEPENAFDHYWYMWKLPMFGETDVDKILAESEACHKAHPKNHVRLIGYDNYAQSQGASMVIFRGEIKA
- a CDS encoding form I ribulose bisphosphate carboxylase large subunit; amino-acid sequence: MGKTYSAGVKDYRETYWMPEYTPSETDLLAVFKITPQEGVPREEAAAAVAAESSTGTWTTVWTDLLTDLDHYKGRAYAIEDVPGDDTCFYAFIAYPIDLFEEGSVVNVFTSLVGNVFGFKAVRALRLEDVRFPIAYVLTCNGPPHGIQVERDIMNKYGRPLLGCTIKPKLGLSAKNYGRACYEGLRGGLDFTKDDENVNSQPFMRWRQRFDFVMEAIHKAEAETGERKGHYLNVTAPTPDEMFKRAEHAKELGAPIIMHDYITGGFCANTGLAQWCRDNGLLLHIHRAMHAVLDRNPHHGIHFRVLTKILRLSGGDHLHTGTVVGKLEGDRESTLGWIDMLRESYVKEDRSRGIFFDQDWGSMPGAFAVASGGIHVWHMPALVSIFGDNSVLQFGGGTLGHPWGNAAGAAANRVAVEACVEARNQGREIEKEGKEILTEAAKHSPELKMAMETWKEIKFEFDTVDKLDVSHK
- a CDS encoding LysR family transcriptional regulator → MHVTLRQLKVFEAVARHLNYTQAAQELHLTQPAVSMQIKQLEESVGLPLFEQMGKQTYLTEAGREMHHYCRAISRQLSEAEEVIEQLKGVRRGHLDISVASTANYFATRLLASFISHYPEVSFSLDVTNRATLLRQLEQNDKDMVIMGKPPEDQGLETEAFMENPLVVIAPPDHPLAGETGISLKRLEEEPFVVREPGSGTFIAMERFFTKHGINLKTGMQMTSNEAIKQAVEAGLGLGIVSIHTLELELETGRLVVLDMADFPILRHWYVVHREGKRLSPVAQAFKEFVLSQASGMVSRAHLQLA